The Rhodococcus sp. ABRD24 genome contains the following window.
CTTCCCGACACCCTGGCCGGACGCGACGTCCTCGGCCGAGGTAAGACAGGCAGCGGCAAGACCCTCGCGTTCTCGATCCCGTTGGCCGCACGGCTCGCCGGCGGCAAGCGCCGTCCGGGTAAGCCCCGCGGCCTCGTACTCGCCCCCACCCGCGAGCTGGCCACGCAGATCACCGCGGCCCTCGAGCCGCTCGCGAACGCCCACGATCTGCGCGTCACCACGATCTTCGGCGGCGTGTCCCAGCACCGTCAGGTCAGTGCGCTCAAGGGCGGCGTCGACATCGTCGTCGCGTGCCCCGGCCGCCTCGAGGACCTGATGAAGCAGGGCTTCGTCTCGCTCGACGGCATCGAGATGACAATTCTCGACGAGGCCGACCACATGGCCGACCTCGGCTTCCTGCCCGGAGTCACCCGCATCCTCAACGCGACCCCACAGAGCGGCCAGCGTCTGCTGTTCTCGGCGACGCTGGACAACGGCGTCGACAAGCTGGTCAAGCGTTTCCTCCACAACGAGGTGCTGCACTCCGTCGACGAGGCCAACTCCCCCGTTGCCGCGATGACCCACCACGTCTTCGACGTCAACGGTGTGGAAGCCAAGAAGAACCTCGTCCAGAAGCTGGCGTCCGGTCAGGGCCGGCGCATCCTGTTCATGCGGACCAAGCACCAGGCCCGCAAGCTGGCCCGGCAGCTCACCGAGGCCGGGATCCCGTCCGTCGATCTGCACGGCAACTTGTCCCAGGCTGCGCGTGACCGCAACCTGGCTGCATTCTCCGAGGGCTCCGCGCGGGTCCTCGTCGCCACCGACGTCGCTGCCCGCGGCGTCCACGTCGATGACGTCGAACTCGTTGTCCACGTCGATCCGCCGGCCGAGCACAAGGCATACCTGCACCGCTCGGGGCGCACCGCGCGCGCCGGCAGCGCCGGTGATGTCGTCACCATCGTGCTGCCGGAACAGCGCAAGGACCTGCAGGTGCTGATGCGCAAGGCCGCGATCAAGGTCACCCCGGTCCAGGTGACCGCGGAGTCCGAGCATGTGACCCGTCTGGTCGGCGAGCCCGCGGCCCACGTGCCGCCCGCCCCCAAGTCCGAGAAGCCCGCCGGCGGAGACGGCCGACGCCAGGGCGGAGCCCGTCCGGCCCGCGGCGGCTCCGGGCAGGGTGGCCGAGGCGCCGGACAGGGTGGCCGCGGTCCGCGGTCCGAGGCTGTCGGCGGCGGACGGCGACGCGCCGGTTCGGGCGCCGCCGCCGGTTCCGGCTCAGGCGCACCGCGCAGCGGCGGAAGCCGACGCCGCGGCTGACCCGGCTACCGCCTTCAGTAGCGTTCCCAGTGGATCGCGTCGGCCAGATCCCGGCGCGTCCGCCAACCGAAGCGCTCGAGGTCCGGGACCTCCTGGAACTGCTCGACCTTCCCGACGCACAGCCACGCGATGGGACGCACCGGTGCCGGGATATCGAGCAGTTCGGTGAGGAAGTCCTCCTCGTAGAAGGACACCCAACCGACACCGATGTTCTCGGCGGCCGCGGCCAGCCAGAGGTTCTGGATGGCCAGCACCGCCGAGAACAGCCCGGTGTCGTCGATGGTGTGCCGGCCGAGGATGTTGTCACCGCCGCGGGACGGGTCATACGTGACGACGATTCCCGTGCCGCTCTCCCGGATTCCCTCGATCTTGATGGGGTCGAACGTCTTCCGGCGATCCTCGGGCAGAGAAGCGGCGAACGCCCGCCGGCGGCCCGCGACGTGCTCGGCAAAGGCCTCGAGGGTGTCGGGGCGACGCACCACGACGAAATCCCAGGGCTGGGTGTTGCCGACGCTCGGTGCCGCGTGGGCCGCGCCCAGGACGCGCTGCAGCGTCTCGTCGGGGATCAGGTCACCGCTGAACTCGGCACGGACATCGCGGCGTCGACGGATAGCTTCGTACACGGAAACAAGAGACTCGGTCACGACTCCACGGTAGCCGGAGCCCTCCCATCCGAACTCGCCATCCGGATCACACGGACGCGGTGTACCTGTGCACACCCATCATCGTGTCGGCGCCGAGGCCCTCGGCCTCGGATTCCACGCACGAGTCGAGCAGCGCATCGACCGAGTCCGGGTCCAGGTCGGTGCCGATGACGACGAGCTCGGTGCGCCGTCCCTCCCCTGGCTCCCAGCGCTGCGGATGGAAGCTGACGTGGTCCCCGACGACCTGCAGCAAATACTTCTGCTGGTAGCCGGGAACCCCGAAGTACACGTATCCCTTGATCCGGTACAAGCCGGCTGGCTGATTCTCGAGGAACCGGATGAGTCGGCGAGGATGCATCGGCAACGCCGATGCGAAAGTCACACTCTCGTACATCGAATGGATGTGCCGGTCCCCACACTCTCCGTGATCGTGGTCGTGTTCCTCGGCGAGGAGATCGTCGAACGTCAACTGCTCACCCGGCCGGGGCTCGCGGCGCGGCGTCCGATCGAACAGCAACCCCGGATCCACCCGCCCGTGCACGGTCGAGACAACCGCGGCCCGGGGATTGATCCGGCACACCTCACTGAGCAAGGTGTCGTGGGCCTCCTCGTCGATCCGGTCGGTCTTGTTGAGGACGACCAGATCCGCAAGCGCGATGTGTTGGTCGAGTTCCGGATGTCGCGCCCGACTGCTCGGGTACTCGGCGCCGTCGACGACCATGACCAGTCCGCCGTAGGTGATGTACTCGTTCTCGCTGCCGAGAATCAGACGAATCATGTTGCGCGGCTCAGCCAATCCACTGGCCTCGACGACGATGACGTCGATCTCCGACTTGCGATGCGCCAGCCGGTTCAGCATCGCGTCCATGTCGCTCACGTCCACCGCGCAGCAGAGGCAGCCGTTGCTCAGCGCCATCATCGAATCGACCTGTCCGGCAACCATCATCGAATCGACATTGACCGAGCCGAAGTCGTTGACGATCACGCCGATGCGAGTGCCGCCGTTGTTGCGCAGTAGGTGATTGAGCAGGCTGGTCTTCCCCGAGCCCAGGAATCCGGCGACCAGAACGACAGGAATCCGCCGAGGACTCTGCTTCTTCGCCACGCCTTGATCCTCCGCGCCACCGACACCACCGACCGGCAGCCCATCGTACTCGCTTCCCGCCGTCAGGATTTCGCAGGATTTCGCATGGGCAGCCTCGCGTGCAAGAATGCCCCAGTCAGGTGATGACGAAAGAGGAAGCCGGTGCGAAGCCGGCGCGGTCCCGCCACTGTATTCGGGGAGCGACCCTCCACACGCCACGGTCAACGACCGGAAGGCGGAGGGAAGTGCCGATCCGAGAGCCAGGAGACTCCCGTCATCGCAAC
Protein-coding sequences here:
- a CDS encoding DEAD/DEAH box helicase; translated protein: MTALSAGGITTAFPIQVDTLPDTLAGRDVLGRGKTGSGKTLAFSIPLAARLAGGKRRPGKPRGLVLAPTRELATQITAALEPLANAHDLRVTTIFGGVSQHRQVSALKGGVDIVVACPGRLEDLMKQGFVSLDGIEMTILDEADHMADLGFLPGVTRILNATPQSGQRLLFSATLDNGVDKLVKRFLHNEVLHSVDEANSPVAAMTHHVFDVNGVEAKKNLVQKLASGQGRRILFMRTKHQARKLARQLTEAGIPSVDLHGNLSQAARDRNLAAFSEGSARVLVATDVAARGVHVDDVELVVHVDPPAEHKAYLHRSGRTARAGSAGDVVTIVLPEQRKDLQVLMRKAAIKVTPVQVTAESEHVTRLVGEPAAHVPPAPKSEKPAGGDGRRQGGARPARGGSGQGGRGAGQGGRGPRSEAVGGGRRRAGSGAAAGSGSGAPRSGGSRRRG
- the bluB gene encoding 5,6-dimethylbenzimidazole synthase, whose translation is MTESLVSVYEAIRRRRDVRAEFSGDLIPDETLQRVLGAAHAAPSVGNTQPWDFVVVRRPDTLEAFAEHVAGRRRAFAASLPEDRRKTFDPIKIEGIRESGTGIVVTYDPSRGGDNILGRHTIDDTGLFSAVLAIQNLWLAAAAENIGVGWVSFYEEDFLTELLDIPAPVRPIAWLCVGKVEQFQEVPDLERFGWRTRRDLADAIHWERY
- a CDS encoding GTP-binding protein, translated to MAKKQSPRRIPVVLVAGFLGSGKTSLLNHLLRNNGGTRIGVIVNDFGSVNVDSMMVAGQVDSMMALSNGCLCCAVDVSDMDAMLNRLAHRKSEIDVIVVEASGLAEPRNMIRLILGSENEYITYGGLVMVVDGAEYPSSRARHPELDQHIALADLVVLNKTDRIDEEAHDTLLSEVCRINPRAAVVSTVHGRVDPGLLFDRTPRREPRPGEQLTFDDLLAEEHDHDHGECGDRHIHSMYESVTFASALPMHPRRLIRFLENQPAGLYRIKGYVYFGVPGYQQKYLLQVVGDHVSFHPQRWEPGEGRRTELVVIGTDLDPDSVDALLDSCVESEAEGLGADTMMGVHRYTASV